CGGCGCGGGTCGAGGGCGGCGGCGATCGCCTCCAAAAGCGCGTCGTAATTTTTTTCCCAACCCTTGTGACAGATCAGGGGGTCGAGGTGCAGGCCCACCGGGTAACCGGCCGCCTGCGCGCGGCGGGCGCAGTCCAGGCGCCTGGCCGTCGAGGCGCACTTCAGCTCCTCCCGCCGAGCGATCTCCTCCGGGGCCAGGGACCAGGAAAGGACGGTGTGCCCGCGCCCGTCGAGCTTGAGCGGCTGGTCGATGCGGTCGGACTTCGTTTTCAATTCCAGAAACAGGTCCGGCTGGCCGGCGAAAAAGGGGATCCATTCCCCGCTGAAACCCGTGACGTCGTCGAGGGCCAGGGAATCGGAGAGCTCGCCCGTGCCCAGGCGCAGCCCCCGCCCCGGCTGCGCGGCGGCCAGGGCTCGGATCGCGTCCAGGAAACGCCCCGTGTTGGCGAAGACCGTCAAGACGGGGTTGTTTTGCAGGTAGCTCTGCAGGATGCAGTAGCTGCACTCGAGGTGGCAGTTGGAGACGGGATTGAAGACGTAGTCGCCCAGATTGATCGCGTGCTTGATCTTGGGAAAGGGCTTCAGGGCCTCGCCCCGGTGCTCGGCCACGGCGAGGATGCGCTTGGCGGGCGTGATCGGCCCTGGCTCCTTCCAATCCCGGATGTCGGGGAGGATCTCCGCCGGCACCGCCGGGAAGGCGGCTCGGATCCGGAGCGTCACGGGGGCCTCGGCGACGGCCGCTTCGATCAGGAGGCGCTGGGGGACGAAGGGCTGCATCGCGCCTGGCTAACACGAAGCCCCGGCGGAGGAGTAGGGCGTTTTTTGGGGAAGATCAGCCCGGGGAATGCAGCACCGGATGCGAGGCCCGCTCGGCGGCGCCCTTGCCCTTGAGGACGGGCGATGCCTTGCCCAAGGCGGTGGGCAGGCTCTGCACCTCGAGCTTGACGAAATTTCTCCGGCCGAAGCCGAAGACGCCGCAACTGAAAGCGGCCTGGATCTGCCGCCCCCCCGCGCCCTTCAAAACGGTGGTGCCGCGGGAGTCGTAGTAATGGCGCCCGGCCCTCCGTATGGTGCGGAGGGTGTCCTCGTATTCCCCCTCCACGCAGAGATCGCGGAGGCTCGAGTGCCGAAGCTCGTCGAGGCTCAATCCCGTGACCTGCTCGGCGCGGATGTTGGCCGCCACGCAATGGGTCAGCTCCTCGTTGAAGAAGAAGATGGCGTCCAGGCCCCGCTCGAAGAGGTTGCGGAACAGGTCGAAGGTCGTCATCGCCCGGGGCGGGGCGAAGTGGCTCTCATGGGAAAGCCGGTTCTTGATGATCGTCAAGAAACGCTCGGTGCCCACCGGCCCGCTGAAATAATCGTCGATCACCTGGCTCTGCAGCAGGACGGCCGAGTCCTTGACCCGATTCATGGTGTCGAAGAGCAGGAATTTCCCGTGAAAGCCCTCGATCAGCCAAGTCAGGACATGCTCCTCCAGGTTGTCGTCCTTCCCCTTGGCAAAATAGATCACCAAATCGGGCCGGGAGCTCGAAATATGGTGGAAGGCCGCATTTAGGTTTTTGGCCGCCAGGCCTTCATGCGGCGCCAAGCTCTCGGCCGAGATCGGCTTGGGCCCCGCGATGATCAGGACGCGGCGATTCGATTTCCATTCCATCTTGTCTTTATTTAACCCCTAGGTTAAAATTGTACAGGTTCGGTGTGGGGAAGATCAATACAATTGTGAAAAAGAAGACGGCGCCGGCGACTGCCAGTGCTTTTTCACGCCGCTATTCCCGTCTGATCCGCAGCCTCTCCCAGAAAGACACCAAGGTGGTGGTCTCGATGGGGAGCGGCGGTATCCGCATGTTCGCGCACATCTCGGTGCTGCGCTTTTTGGAAAAAATCGGGGCCGAGCGGCATATCTCGGAGGTCTGGGGCTCCAGCGGGGGCGCCATCGTCGGCCTATTCTTCGCGATGGGCCTGAAGGCCGACCAAATCGTTCAGCAAGCCGACGATTTTTTCAAAACCCACCACTTGCAACTGGTTCCCTCGGCCTTCTCGATCGCCAAAAACATTTTGAAGGAGGCCGTGACCAAGAGCAACGGGGGGCCGGTCTTGAAGGGCTTTCACAATATCAACGAGTCGCTGCAGGCCCTGATGGGCAAGACCCTGGAGACCGGAAAACAAAAATACCCTTGGTATTGCCTAGCCTACAACCTGGAGAAGAATCGCACCGACGTGCTCACGCACACGCCCATCCCCGAGGGCCTCTACCGCGATTTCATCTTCCCCACCGACCCGATGGACGCGATCATCGCCTCCAGCGCCATTCCGGTCATTTTCACACCGAAGGTCATCGCCGACGCCGGAGGAAAGCGCACCTACACGGACGGCGGCGCCGGCGAGGAGATCCCCACGGTTTCCATCTACAAAAAATGGCTGCAGGATCGGGAAGTCGGTTTGGAGAAGAAAAAACGGCTGCTGGTCATCGCGGTCGACCTGGGCACGGACCTCTCCACCATCGATTTCTTCGACGGATGGCTGATCCGCAAGATACCCGCGCTGCAACACCTGCGCATGACGGTCCACCTGACCGACCTGATCCGGCGGGCGCGCATCGCGGACCAAAAACGGCTGCTCGTGCGCGACCCGAACGTCGAGCTCTGGGAAGTGAACGTCAACCTGTCGAACGTGAGTTTCCTCGACGTGAAGGCCATCCCGAAGGTCGTGGATTTGGCCGAGACCTGCGTGCCGGCCGAATTCGACCGGCTCAACGCATCCCTGCTGACCTAAACCGTGAATCTCAAGAGGCGACGTTCTCCAGAAAAGAGAAATATTCTTCCTCGATGTCGTCGAATTCCATCGTCCCCTTGCAAGCGGGGCATTTTTCCGTCGGGGCCTTGGCGCTGGAGGCGCGGGCCATGGCCTCGACGCTGAGCAGGACATTCGCCTCTTTCTTGCACTTCGGGCAAAAATAGGGCGCGTAAAAGGACGTCACCTTGCCGTGGCCCAGGAAGTTGGCGACGTAGTTGACCTGTTCGACGATGCGCGGGGCCAATTTCTCGTAGACGACGCGCGCGGTTTTCGGGAAGGCCTGGATGGCGTGAACCCATTCCCGGACGCCGCAGGAATTGATCATCTCGATGCCTTCGAGGTTCACCACCACCGTCGGCTTGACGTCGGCGAAGGCGACGTCGAAGTCCGCGTCCTCGTCGATGATCCCCTTCAAGACGAGCCGGGTGGTCCCGGGCTCCTCGCTTCGGTCGATTTTCAGTTTTTGGCTCATGAGATCCGCCTTTCCGCTCCGCCAAGATGGTCGTCGCTACGAAAATAGTGGAAAGAATGCCGTCGTCGCTTCAATTCGCCCAAGGAGGCGCGATGGTCGATCAAGGCGATCATCTCGGTGCGGCGCCGCGGCGCCACGTTGATGACCATGCGGTCGAGGGATTTGAAGACGAGAAACAAACCCATGCCCGCGCCCTTCCCCGCCCCTTCCAGGACCGATCTCTCGGTGAAGCAGCGGTGGATGCAGGCGAAAAAGATCTCCTGGCTCATGGTCCCGAAGGGGTCGGAGACCGAGAGGGCCAGGTGGGATTCGCCGATGCCGTAGGCCAAGGTGGGGCGCTCGGCCTCGCCCAGCGCGAAGTTGTCGGAGCGGTCCCGCTGGTTGTA
This window of the Deltaproteobacteria bacterium PRO3 genome carries:
- a CDS encoding PAS domain S-box protein codes for the protein MEWKSNRRVLIIAGPKPISAESLAPHEGLAAKNLNAAFHHISSSRPDLVIYFAKGKDDNLEEHVLTWLIEGFHGKFLLFDTMNRVKDSAVLLQSQVIDDYFSGPVGTERFLTIIKNRLSHESHFAPPRAMTTFDLFRNLFERGLDAIFFFNEELTHCVAANIRAEQVTGLSLDELRHSSLRDLCVEGEYEDTLRTIRRAGRHYYDSRGTTVLKGAGGRQIQAAFSCGVFGFGRRNFVKLEVQSLPTALGKASPVLKGKGAAERASHPVLHSPG
- a CDS encoding patatin-like phospholipase family protein — translated: MKKKTAPATASAFSRRYSRLIRSLSQKDTKVVVSMGSGGIRMFAHISVLRFLEKIGAERHISEVWGSSGGAIVGLFFAMGLKADQIVQQADDFFKTHHLQLVPSAFSIAKNILKEAVTKSNGGPVLKGFHNINESLQALMGKTLETGKQKYPWYCLAYNLEKNRTDVLTHTPIPEGLYRDFIFPTDPMDAIIASSAIPVIFTPKVIADAGGKRTYTDGGAGEEIPTVSIYKKWLQDREVGLEKKKRLLVIAVDLGTDLSTIDFFDGWLIRKIPALQHLRMTVHLTDLIRRARIADQKRLLVRDPNVELWEVNVNLSNVSFLDVKAIPKVVDLAETCVPAEFDRLNASLLT